The Puntigrus tetrazona isolate hp1 chromosome 9, ASM1883169v1, whole genome shotgun sequence genome includes the window AAAAGAGTTTCTCGGTGTGTgcgttttggttttatttcatgaaaGGAGGTCTACAAATGAAATCCACTGTTAgaattttattgtgaaaaagaAATTTACGTAATGAAACGCATACGTTTTAGACACTGTAGTATAAAACTAAGAAATTGTAAAGCACTTTAAGAGTTTTTTTATGACTTGTATAAAAGGtttactgttaaaaattaaGAACTGAAACGattacatatttcatattgaGTAACTACCGATGGTTTAGGTAAATAAAAGATCGATTTATGTGCTGATAATGTCTGTAAATATGGCGTCTGGGTTTCTgactgtttgttttaaatgcatttgaaatgaaaaaaataataataataaaaaaaaaaaaaaaaaaaaaaaaagacaatcagGCTGTCTTTACACAGCTGTGAAGCGCCACAAACTCTCTCCGGATGTTAGCAAGAAAAGCAGAGAAGTTGTTGGTCTCCTGCAGTCTGCGCTCTAGATGTGCCATTTTCTCCAGAGGAGGGTCACAGGAGATGACTGAAGGGAAAATATAAGTAAGTTattatacactactgttcaaaagtttgtggtcagtaagatttaataataataataataagttttattcagcaaggaagcactaaattgatcaaaaacaacaaaacatttataaatgtatattttttatatatatatatatatatatatatatatatatatatatatatatatatatatatatatatttcaaacaaatgctgaaaaaattatgctaaaatTTCAGATTtacgtcacaggaataaatgacactttaaaacatatattccaataaaataaaataaaaactgttattttaaattgtaatatttcacaatattaatgccttgtatttataaatgtaaataagacacttattataaaaatacagaacacaAACTTTTAAACTACAGTTTAAGTTTTGTACACATAACAATTCATTTCTCACTAAATAGCataaatttaaaattcatattttcctGGATAAACATGCAATGTCTGAGTCTCATCAAAAGCTGGAGGAAAAAAGGtctaatttgaataaaatcttaatttcttTATGGCAACTACTGTTTCGGTTTGACAGAAATCAAAGATGACAAACAGATTAAAAGGGGTATTTACTGTGGTAAACGCCCTCTGCGTCGAGCTGCAGGAGGAAGGTGTGGACCATGTCTGGATCTTTATGACTGACGTTCCTGAAGACAAACTGCAGCTTCTCGCCTTAAAACAAACGTAGATGTTGATGAGACGGAGGCAAACCCTAAATCGGGTTTAAGACCGCGAgcacaaaagcttttatttttaaattgtatgaatCAGCAACAAGGATGCGAGCGAAAAAGTTTAAATGGAGCCGAATCGTTTGCAAAAATCCCAGCACAAGGTTAAAACGAAAGAAAATCAGAGATTTTAAATGTGCTCTCAGACGTTTGTACCTCGCTGTATTTGAACGATGCACCTAATACATAATGAAAAGAAGACACTTCATACTTCAGTCACACTGTATGTTTCAAGTTAAACACTTTACCTTGGGTTTTTCTGATCTCAAGACTGAGGTGCTTCTGAAAGATGTCTTTACATTTGTTCAGCTTCTTCAGTCTGTCCTTGTTGGCTTTATTTTGTGACTGAATCactacaaaaatgcataaaacgtGCATTTAGTGACATCGGTTCGGATAGACGTTAATAATAAACCTCGCCTGTCAACCAACAGTCACgtgcagaaaaagagagaaagaaaatgattacACACGGTCCCTGTTTTTGGCCTGATCCTTCTTGAGCTTCTCAATCCTCTGGAATAAAAGCGCTTTGTGATGCTCTTTGTCTTCGATCTCAGACACAACCTCAAGATGTTCGGCGCTTTTCTCTTTCAGTGAAGATGTTTTCTCTttcaaatctaataaaaaaagaaaagaaaggaaatatcATGCCAGTCATTCAACTGACAAATCCTGACAACACGATATTGGATTGGGGTTGTTAAAATGTCAAGCAAGCGCGCCGATCGGCTTCTCACCTTCTTTGTACGTCTTTATCATGTCAAAAATGGTTTCGTCCTCCttgcatttcttaaaacaagTACCTATgtagaaacaaagaaagaaagaaaaagaaaacgcgAGCAACTTGAAATAATCAGATAATTTTTTCTTGCAATACAAGATTTAAAAAGCTACAGAAACCATATATAATCACCCGGTATctcacaattaaacatttttcatctctttatttATGTCTCGCAATATTGGGTTCACATCATGATTTTCTAAGCTatcaaaaaactataaaaaaaaatatatgagaaACTTGTAAATGCAAGAAGAGTCagaacttattattattattaaaaaaaaacaattgcatgATTGAGGGGCAGAAACAGACTTCCATAAAAAGCTTAGTTGTGAATATCATTATGTttgtaatgcactttttaatcgccttttcatttctgtgaatCGGTTTAAGCAGTCTATACAGATAAACTggttcaataaaaaaatctaaataaaataacaaaaacgtTTTTAGAGCAAAAACCAATAAAAGTTAGACATActgcattatattttacttttcacCACATCACCAAGCCTTTTAAAAATGCGAGCGTATTATAAATGACAGATATTCAACAGTGCACGTCTGACTTTAATAACCGAAACCCATCCCACAAGTGACCTTAAAAGTGTGTATTAACAGTAACACTTGCACATTCGGCTCGAACCCTGATAGTCAAGTGGCAAGCTCTTACCCAAGACAGACTTCATGTACTGCCTGTGTTCCTGACAGAGCTCTGCCACCCTGTCATTGAGTGTCTCTCCCATGGCCTGATCCAGCAGTTTAGCCCTGATCTCCTCCAGTCTGCTGTTAAACTGCTCCACCACATTATAGTCTCTGATGGACGCCATACTGAGCTGCGACATCAtccaaacaacaaaacagtgtCGGTTACTACACATAACAATCCACATATTATCATCTACTctactaaaatataaactaatcGAAGAGTGCAGTTACATATGCGTTATTTGCCCATGGCACGTTGTGATAATATCCACGTAATTCAGTTTAGCAGGAAACCAATATACGGTTAGCTATAACGTTAATACTTCAACGCGATATTTTTAACCCGTTGTTTCTTCAATTCTAGGCACTGAAACCTTAACAACAGCGACAAATGTTATTTGAACAGTCGCAAAGAACGTTTAAACCACTCACCCGTTTTATAGCGTTAAAATAAACGCAATTTATTCtcgttgtttttaaaaatccgCGCCCGGAACGTCAGCGGTTACGCAGGAAGTGGCGTCagattaaaaactacaaaatagcGGTATGGCATGAACTTTGCATCATGTCAAAATGTTCCAGTAATGCATGAGAAATCAATTTAGTGTTCCGCGGAATGAATTTTAAATTCTTCCAAAAGGGCTAAGTTATATAGGCTAAATTTTATTGTGCGGTCCTTTATTGAGTAACCTTAGTTAGTTATTGTTCCTGCAGCGATGCTTTTATTGCGGCGCCATCTGGTGTTTGTTTGAGCGCTGGCTGCTGAACTGAGTGATagtaatatcatttaatatagcaatataatattcattttatatagatCAGTGGCTGTTTCATAAAGGGACCTTCAGCCTGCATTTTCATCTGacaatagaaataatacatgtatatgACCAATCATGTCTTTTTGGACAAGTGATTTGTGGAAGTAAAAGAAAGTATAACTTCATGTCTTGCCTATTTTGCACTTGTTATCACAAAttgacactctctctctctctgtctctctctctctctctctctctgtctctctctctctctctctctctctctctctctctctctctctctctctctctctctctctctctctctctctctctctctctctctctctctctctctctctctctctctctctctctctctctctctctctctctctctctctctctctctctctctctctctctctctctctctctgtctctctctctctctctctctctctctctctctctctctctctctctctctctctctctcacacacacacacacacacacacacacacacacacacacacacacacacacacacacaattgcaaTAAAACCACCTTTTTCTGATGGACATATAAATACAGGAATATTTTAGCCagactattttgtatttttttttttttttttatttattaaggtaAAGTCACTAGGTAAGGTAAGGtacttttattttcacaaacaaatccctttacaaaacatttaagcCCTCTAAGGcccctggaacaaataaacaagctaGAAAAAATGCAATGGCATACTAATTATTGCTTATAGCTGAATGAGCACATCCTCACTGAAGGCTAAATTAATAATgacaaatatgtataaattacatacagttttaaaatgactttttaatacGTACGCGTTCATCTGTAACATCTGAATGACAATAAACGAGACGTGAAAAGCAGAGATCACACACGGCACTACATTAAACAATGACTGAGCATAAAGATATCAGCGATTATGAGCACGTTATCAGTCCCGTACTATTATCGCCGCTGTTCAAGGACACCATATCTTCAGCTGCTACGACAGATCTCTGCAACCTTTTGcaagcattttgaaaacagcaAAGAAAACACGTCATAGCTGGCTGTGTATGATTCAAACACATGAGAATAGTgccaaaacataataaataaatacatataaatcaaAAACACCTCCACAATTGTTAAGTAATTCCATTAACAAATGCAATGAGATGTCATTTCTGTGAGAAACCCGACTAGGCCAGACAAACCAAAGCCTGCTCAAATAATGGCGTGAGTTTGAGGAGGGACTCCCTGCTCGTCCGAACACTATGTCATTTTTAACTAATAGGCGCCCCCGTGGTGACAAGCTTGTAGTATGCTGCTTTCCTGGCCATGAGCTCCTCGTGTGTCCCTCTCTCGATGACCTCGCCCTGTGACATCACAGCGATGATGTCAGCCGTCTGAATGGTGGAGAGTCTGTGAGCGATGACGATACACGTGCGTCCCTGACGGGCCTCGTCGAGAGCGGCCTGAACGACCTGAAGATCGAAAAGCAAAAGACGTTCTGTGCATTAGAAGCATTCGGAAATCGTGCATCGGTGCTGAGTGGATTACCAGCAAATTGAAGTTTAATCTCGATTgtgaatgacaaaaatgttcCTTGATAATGTAATCCAACTAcctttttgttacatttagaTTACTTTGAACATCCTCAGATTTCTTTTGGATTACTTTTAACCTCTGTGCATGTGATCTGAAGCTTAAATCCAATTGGAAGGCTTGTTTtattgcgaaaaaaaaaatcgtaccTAATGCAAATAGCTCCATAGGGATCCATTGTTTTGATTCAACAGTGTTAATGTGCTGTACATTTGTGTTGAAAGGCCCCTAGTTTGACTTGATTAGAACTGTGTACAATATTGATAGAATAGAATGAATACCAGGGTTACTTACGCTgcaaatatactaaaaaaaaaaaaaaaaaatatatatatatatatatatatatatatatacagacgtggacaaaattgttggtaccctttggtcaatgaaaaaaaactcacaatggtcacagaaataactttaatctgacaaaagtaataataaataaaattctataaatgttaaccaatgaaagtcagacattgtttttcaaccatgcttcaacagaattattaaaaaaataaactcatgaaacagacctggacaaaaatgatggtacccctaacttaatattttgttgcgcaaccttttgaggcaatcactgcaatcaaacgcttcctgtaactgtcaatgagacttctgcacctctcagcaggtattttggcccactctcatgagcaaactgctccagttgtgtccggtttgaagggtgcctttccagactgcatgtttcagctccttccaaagatgctcaataggattgaggtcagggctcatagaaggccactttacaatagtccaattttttcctcttagccattcttgggtgtttttagcggtgtgttttgggtcattgtcctgttgcaagacccatgacctgcgactgagaccaagctttctgacactggctagtacatttctctctagaattccttgatagtcttgagatttcattgtaccctgcacagattcaagacaccctgtgccagacgcagcaaagcagccccagaacataacagagcctcctccatgtttcacagtagggacagtgttcttttcttgatatgcttcatttttttcgtctgtgaacatacagctgatgtgccttggcaaaaacttcgatttttgtctcatctgtccacaggacattctcccagaagctttgtggcttgtcaacatgtagtttggcatattccagtcttgctttttatgattcgttttcaacaatggtgtcctccttggtcgtctcccatgtagtccactttggctcaaacaacgacggatggtgcgatctgacactgatgttccttgagcatgaagttcaccttgaatctctttagaagtctttctaggctcttttgttaccattcggattatccgtctcttagatttgtcatcaattttcctcctgcggccacgtccaggaggttggctacagtcccatggatcttaaacttctgaataatatgtgcaactgtagtcacaggaacatctagttgcttggagatggtcttatagcctttacctttaacatgcttgtctataattttctttctgatctcttgagacaactctttcctttgcttcctctggtccatgtcgagtgtggtacacaccatatcaccaaacaacacagtgattacctggagccatatatataggcccaatggctgattacaaggttgtagacacctgtgatgctaattagtggacacaccttgaattaacatgtccctttggtcacattattttcagtgttgtctagggtaccatcatttttgtccatgcctgtttcgtgagtttatttttttaaataattctgttgaagcatggttgaaaaacaatgtctgactttcattggttaacatttatagaatttttatttattattacttttgtcagataacagttatttctgtgaccattgtgactttttctttcattgaccaaagggtaccaacaattttgtccacgtctgtatatatatatatatatattatatatcatattatatatatgatatatatatatatatatatatatatatatatcatatatatatatatatatatatatatatatatatatatatatatatatatatatatatatatatatatatatatatatatcatatcatgTTAAACATAGGCTTTTTAAGGAAAtaacatttgaatttaaagtagcaaatcagcatattagaatgatttcttaaaaaaataaaatgtaaaattaaataaaaaccaatgaattataattataaataactcGATGCAGTTTTGTGACTATTATGGAATCATGCAATCAATAAAAGTTCCTGtagtttgattatattttaaaacataacaacaagtaaatcatttttagaatttGATTTCGTATTTCAGAATAAATATAATCAGTTAAGACAATATTGAGAAAGAGTGATATTTGGCTGGTGCTCAATTAGAGTCAGACTGTAAAATAAGTGCAGTCGCACTAGGACTTTACCTTCTCACTCTCAGTATCGAGTGCAGACGTGGCCTCATCCAGGAGCAAGATTTTAGGGTTTCTGACGATGGCTCTTGCGATGGCTATGCGCTGTTTCTGTCCACGGGATAACTGAGAGCCCTGAGCACCGACCTGAGTTTCATATTGCTGAAAAAAACCACAACGATAATCCATAAAATTGCTTTTAACAGACGTTTATTGAAAATCACCAATTGGAtgctttataaatgtatgtatgagATACTTGGTCTAATGTACATTTCATCAGTGCTAGTCCTTCCAAATGTTTGTGTTCATAACAATTTATCAAAAAGTCATTCCCCATGACGCTGACGCCATTGTTTCTTGTTAAACAGCTCGCTTTAGTTGCAAATGCATTCAATTGCGGACAGAAATGGAGATTTCTAGCCGTACTTGCACTATGTATCTGTTCATCAAAATAGTCCAGGCGTGAATTAAAGGAAGGCATGACTTACATCAGGTAGTGTCATCACAAAATCATGCAGATAGGCCTTCTTAGCAGCCTCTATAATCTCCTCCATTTTCACGGTACGGGAATTATCGCCGTACTGGATATTCTCGGCGATACTGCAGTCGAACAGCACCGGCTCCTGGGACACGATGCCAATATGTGACCTGAGGAAGGGCACGCTGATGCTCGCAGATGGACGTCCGTCGATGATCTAGAGCAAATAAGAGGACGCCTTGGTTTGTTTGTTACACATCGTGCAGCTGCGCTTTTAGCCAAACAGCATGATTATTCTCAAATAGATTTATAACTCGTTGTGAAtcttttataaaatacacatgGTAATAATTCTTGCAATAATGCAGCTGCTTAAATTCCAACCCATTTTAGAGTAAATCAAAAAATGTGTCACAAATATGGTTGGCTCTGTGACGGATTGCTTTTGTTCTCTTTAGATAAGAGCGTCTGCTGCATGCATACAAAGCTGCAACGGACGCGGGTTTCGTACCACTTGCCCTTCGTCGGGGTCGTAGAATCGCTCCAGCAGTTGAACGCTGGTGCTCTTCCCACAGCCGCTGCTTCCCACAAAAGCAAGAGTCTGTCCTGGATTTACTGACACCTCCAGACCCCTCAaaacctggatgtctggcctGCTGGGATACGTGAACCTGCACCCTTTGAATTCTATCCGGCCCTTAAAGTCATCCTGTAACAGCATAGAAGAGAACGCCACATTCACATCATATGATTTCCCACCCAATAAACactgaacattttaaagtatatattaatactgGCAATGTTTAGGTGTACACTGGCATATAGACTGTCACAGAAAACAGACTTgcacttaaaagtaaaaatgcatgcaattttatttttcggaaaataacatgcattaaatCTCCCTACCACCTGACAGATGtaactgagaaaatgtaataaaataaacattaaaaaaggaacagtaaaaatcataaaacgaaatagaaaaataaattaaaatgtaaaaaaaaaaaaaaaaaaaaaattataataaaagaaaattatagtctaaaaaaaatacattataaaatgtgaaatagaaaataaaataaaaatcaattgtGAGCATTTATTGTTATAACATGCATAAAGTGTCCATACAACACGACAATTATATcaattaaatagttaataaagaaaaaaaatatgaaaactaaaataaataataaaatatattaagcatttttaaattcaagaccaattaaatactttatttaattaaattcaatagatttttattgatttattgatttcacTTGTCTCTTACTATACGTAGAGGTAGATTATgtaagcagttaaaaaaaaactgagcagCCGGTTAACAACCATCCATCAGAAACGTTTCGTCTTGCCCAGTGAATGGGGTAGCTCTACCAACCATGCAAATAGCCTGTCTTTCGAAGGCGTTTGGTTGAGGTCAGGCAAATAGTAAAAGTAACAGTCGGGAGGGGAAAAAGACAGATACACCTACCCAACTTTGTCCCTCTGATTTGCTGATGCTAATTTTGGGAACCCTGTCCAACAGTTTGAAAAGTTGAGCGGCAGCAATCTTGGCCTTGGCGTAATCTGGCGTGAAAGACGAAGCTTTGCCGAGTGCAGTGGCGCTGGTCACAAGAGCTGAAATGACTCTGAGGAATAAACACGCGCAGCATCGATTAACGACACTGACGACTTGATCGACCGTTATATTTCAAACGGTTCTCTCCGGTGAATCATGCATGCTTTAAACCGACGCTTAGTTGCATACACTGCATGCGTATGCATTAATacatacattcatttcatttgagtCATCGACTGAGCACTAACCTGAACACCATCATGTATGAAAGTCCCTCATTGCTGACCAGATAGCCGCCGTATCTAAAAGAGGCAGCATAGGCCATGAAAATGACACACTGGGCAAATGCAAAACAGACCCCATAAACATGAGCTTTCTTCTTGGCCCCTTTATACGGTGCTTGTAGTCGCTCTTCATATTGAGACACGAAGTGTTTCTCTTTGGCTAAACCGGCGATGGTCCTGATGTTGCTCAGAGCTTCACTGGACACCTGTATGGACAGACAGCATGCGGTTTTTATCATATTACACTGATATGCGtaacaaaaataatgctaattttGTTAGACGGGATTTTCGTTTGTGAACCAGGCCAGAGCTAAATATTTAGGACAAATGCTATTTGAAACAGGAATCGTTTGCGACgtcataaatatctttactgtcacttcaaTTTAGtgcataataaaattttacaatttttgaacGTAAGTGCatgacatttatttctgttaatatattttcacatatcTGAACAGATAGGGATAAATAACAATCCTTTTAGTAATTTTGAGACACGCCAGTATAACTGTTTCTatgtaatgctaaataaaaagctaCACCCTTTTTAACACATCATACGTTTCTTACTATTTCGTACTGTTTGCTGCAACAAATGGTCATCtttcacaataataaatacttcACAATACTAAAACCAGTCCAcataactaattaatttttatgataTTACGAGCGAAAACATTTAACATGACTTTTTCTATACCTGTCCAGCAGCCTCCAATGCATTTTTATCCTCATTGGCAAATCCTGTCAGCATTTTAGCCTGAAAAACCCCAGACAGGCCGATGAGAGGAAGGAAGCAGGTGACCACCAGACTCAGTTTCCAGCTGAAGAAATACGCAATAATGAAGGACGCGCCGATGTTGGTCAGAGAATTCACGATCATGCCAATCTGTGAACCTGTAGCCTTTGACGAAGAGCACATTAAACGcgatcaaacacacacttaaacgCGTCAATCTTAACATCTTAAAGGGGGCAcgacatacattttttataatgcaatttttcTCACTGAGGTGctgtaaaatgtttgtttttttctccaaactTTACAAATCATGCCCTTTGCTTTTGAAATCAGTGATTTCTTTAAATCGTTTTCCCTAAAGTGTACTTAGTGTTCAGTCTTAATTTTTCTAATCCACCTTCTTTGCTCTCTCTGGTCCCTACAACCAAATagtcaggttttttttcctcctgcaCCTTTAAGAAACAGTCATTTGAATTTGAGACGAGTGCATTCTTTGcacctttttttgttattattgcattttcttGTAAACCTTAAGGGGCTTAACgttttaaatatactgaaaaatCTTCATCCCAAAGTCCACTTACACAGTTACTGTCATCATATACTCATCCCATGTTGgtccatatttattttttctgctgTAACAATCTCTTTAATGATGTAAGTTTATGCAACTTTCCCCCTGAAGTGCACTAGTTAGTAAAGTTTTTGTGCGCCAGAAACAactaaaaaatttgtttttatatctatttaattgtctgcatttttgctgccatgcctttttaaaaagacCCTTAGCGTATGATGCTTTCTTCAGTTTTGCAACACTTTATTGACTTGTATCTTTTGTCACTCACCCCCTGCACCATGGAGGCGTCAGTGGCTAGTCTAGTAGTCAGAGCACCAGGACTGTTCATGGGGTTGTCGAACCAGCCGATCTCTTGCTTCAGCATTGCCTGAAATCCAACCTTCCTCAGCCTGCGAGTCAACAGCTCGCCTGATTTGGCAAATGAGTAGCCCTGCGATGAACATATCACAGCATCAGAGATCCGCCGTGACGTCGCAACACAGACGTGAAATCTCGACAAGGAACTGTGGAAATACCTGTAAGAACTGCGAAAAGAAGCTCAGGATTCCTACGctaacaaacaaaatacaaatccCGTTTATCTGCCTCCTCTGTTCGTTTAGGTCTTGAATGGAGAATGTCTGAAAAGCAACCACGATATTGTTTCAAATTATTGTGCAAAACCTGCCATTAAactgacattaaaataataaaactacacagacatattaaaaacaaacatgacaaacaaaaaatagtgctgtcaaacgattgatcgattaaatgagtaaaaaaaaagtttttgtttgcagaatatatgcgtgtgttctgtatatatttaatatctatatataaatactcacacatacagtatatattttacaaatatttaaatctatttacatGTCTACACTTATgttcagataaataaatatttttaatatataaacaccatatttttttaatatatacatgcgtgtgtgtgcatttatatatactcaTATCACTTattccattatatatatatatatatatatttaatcattatcaATGTTTGGCAGCACGAaaagaaatacaacaaaataacaaaaactacaaaatgtacaaataaaaactaacacaaacattaataaaaaatataaaaatattgcaatgattaaatatgttcaatgttaaatatgctaatgatactaaaataacactgttgcCTACTCTTGTAGTGACTGTTGTGTTGTGTTAATTTTTCCGCTTCCTCTTGCCATTAcaaatta containing:
- the spc25 gene encoding kinetochore protein Spc25, which translates into the protein MASIRDYNVVEQFNSRLEEIRAKLLDQAMGETLNDRVAELCQEHRQYMKSVLGTCFKKCKEDETIFDMIKTYKEDLKEKTSSLKEKSAEHLEVVSEIEDKEHHKALLFQRIEKLKKDQAKNRDLIQSQNKANKDRLKKLNKCKDIFQKHLSLEIRKTQGEKLQFVFRNVSHKDPDMVHTFLLQLDAEGVYHIISCDPPLEKMAHLERRLQETNNFSAFLANIRREFVALHSCVKTA